A genomic region of Aspergillus oryzae RIB40 DNA, chromosome 1 contains the following coding sequences:
- a CDS encoding FAD-dependent oxidoreductase (FAD/FMN-containing dehydrogenases), producing the protein MALLGRLVLLGSVLQLAHLGSAQTIKSVTDGRIIEANEGTVAPAAQQVEGSGLQLTDAVLANLTQLQLSNISLFQFANESDQPKQSRSDGCKTYPGDGQYPSQSVWRVFDLLTGGALIKTVPIGAACYQNSDHYDYAKCQAILAGWTDDAVHEADPTSAMSPLYQGLTCLPQNANVSGATCEIGGYPTYAVNISSVAQIQLAINFARSTNVRLVVRNTGHDFLGKSIGYGALSIWTHNLKDLEFVEQYSDQSSDYSGPAVKVGAGVNVGELYAFADKHGVTAVGGECKGVGVAGGYFTGGGHSPLTGKYGMAADHVLSIDVVLPSGRYVTANAHQNQDLFWAIRGGGGATWGVVTSVTFKVHPKLNFSGVTWNITSGPDTNNTDDLFFEALYAYWRRFPGWADQGSYGYSKIYSRGTGAGYAWDMLPWLVPGMGLDDFKEMVADIFDEWTEMGFDFTPEYFEHDNFYETWSTHFPTETVANTNLHTGSRLFPRKTWEDEALLNKTMDTIRSIVEDGSRLIQYNVNGAAVPDTPDSAVLPAWRDTVFFAIVGVSWADGISEDELKAANEKLTDDIMQRLRDVTPGSGSYLNEGDVMEPNFGEAFYGANYDRLLQIKAEIDPWDTFWAPTAVGSEDWYITDVPDWLTYQTGKLCRKQN; encoded by the exons ATGGCCCTCCTCGGCCGACTTGTGCTGCTCGGAAGCGTGCTGCAGCTTGCTCACTTGGGTTCCGCCCAGACCATCAAGTCCGTGACTGATGGCAGGATTATTG AGGCCAACGAGGGGACCGTCGCCCCGGCTGCCCAGCAGGTTGAGGGCAGCGGCCTGCAACTGACGGATGCCGTTCTGGCAAATCTAACTCAGTTGCAGCTCAGCAACATATCACTATTCCAATTCGCCAATGAGTCGGACCAACCGAAGCAGAGCCGCTCCGATGGCTGCAAGACATACCCGGGCGACGGGCAGTACCCGAGCCAGTCGGTGTGGCGCGTCTTCGACTTGCTGACCGGTGGCGCGCTCATCAAGACGGTACCCATCGGCGCTGCTTGCTATCAGAACAGCGACCACTATGACTACGCGAAATGCCAGGCCATCCTGGCTGGTTGGACTGATGACGCCGTCCACGAGGCCGATCCGACTTCCGCCATGTCTCCTCTGTACCAAGGCCTCACCTGCTTGCCCCAGAATGCCAACGTGAGCGGCGCGACCTGCGAGATCGGCGGCTACCCTACCTATGCCGTCAACATATCCAGTGTCGCCCAGATCCAGCTCGCCATCAACTTCGCCCGCTCCACCAATGTGCGTCTCGTCGTCAGGAACACTGGCCACGACTTCCTCGGCAAGTCTATTGGCTACGGTGCTCTGTCCATCTGGACGCACAACCTCAAGGACCTCGAGTTCGTCGAGCAATACTCCGACCAGTCCTCTGACTACAGCGGCCCCGCGGTCAAGGTCGGCGCCGGTGTCAATGTCGGCGAGCTCTACGCCTTCGCAGACAAACACGGCGTCACCGCAGTCGGCGGTGAGTGCAAAGGCGTGGGTGTCGCCGGCGGCTACTTCACTGGCGGTGGCCACTCACCTCTGACTGGCAAGTACGGCATGGCCGCCGACCACGTTCTCTCCATCGATGTGGTCCTGCCCAGTGGCAGATATGTCACGGCCAACGCCCACCAGAATCAAGACCTCTTTTGGGCCATccgcggcggcggcggcgccACCTGGGGCGTCGTCACTAGTGTGACCTTCAAGGTCCACCCCAAGCTCAACTTCAGCGGTGTCACCTGGAATATCACCTCCGGGCCAGACACCAACAACACCGAcgacctcttcttcgaggCACTCTACGCCTACTGGCGCCGCTTTCCTGGATGGGCCGATCAGGGCAGCTACGGCTACTCGAAGATCTACAGCCGCGGCACCGGCGCCGGCTACGCCTGGGACATGCTGCCCTGGCTTGTTCCTGGCATGGGGCTGGACGACTTTAAGGAAATGGTCGCCGACATCTTCGACGAGTGGACCGAGATGGGATTCGACTTCACGCCCGAGTATTTCGAGCACGACAACTTCTACGAGACGTGGTCGACTCACTTCCCCACCGAGACTGTCGCCAACACCAACCTCCACACTGGCAGCCGCCTCTTCCCACGCAAGACCTGGGAGGACGAGGCGCTGCTCAACAAGACAATGGACACCATCCGCAGTATTGTAGAGGACGGATCCCGCCTCATTCAGTACAATGTGAACGGCGCCGCTGTTCCCGACACCCCGGACAGCGCCGTCCTTCCGGCCTGGCGTGACACTGTCTTTTTCGCTATCGTCGGCGTGTCCTGGGCCGACGGCATCTCGGAGGACGAGCTCAAGGCCGCTAACGAGAAGCTCACTGACGACATCATGCAGCGCCTGCGCGATGTTACCCCGGGAAGCGGCAGCTACCTGAACGAGGGGGACGTCATGGAGCCGAACTTCGGTGAGGCTTTCTATGGCGCCAACTATGACCGCCTCCTCCAGATTAAGGCCGAGATCGACCCCTGGGACACCTTCTGGGCTCCGACTGCTGTCGGCAGCGAGGACTGGTATATCACTGACGTCCCTGACTGGCTGACCTACCAGACCGGCAAGCTTTGCCGCAAGCAGAATTAA